CTGCCCCAATACTTTTCCCCCAGCGTCTCTAATCACCGCCGGAGTCGAACTTCCCACCGTCAAGGAAGGATTAGTTTTTTTAATTAATACCCGTAACTCTACACTGGCGAGGGCGCTGGTATGCCAAAAACTCAATATTCCCAGCACTAAAAACCCCAGCAAACCCAATTTAGAAGCTATTTTTAAAATTAAACGTTGATACATTATTTTTGCTTTTTATCGCTAAAACTGACCATATTCTACCCGTAAATTACCCAAATTGTTAAGTTGAACTTTCTTACTTGTTTTTTCTTTGAGCCAAAAATTGATTATTAGCCACTGAAAAGACAGATATTCTGATAGTATTAGGTATAAGAGATAATAGCCATAGTATAGGCAGAGTAAATTACTGCTAAAAAATTGCGTTAAAATTTCCTCCTTTTTAGGGACAAAAATCATTAATTAGCATTTTTCTGAATATAAATTAAAACTTTATATAATAAGATTCTTGTACGGTAAAACAGGCATCTTGCCTGTTTTTCGAGAGAAGTCTAATTAACAGAAAAATCATTATTTTACTTTGTCAAAACTAGCACTATTAATTCTTAATTGTTAACTTTTAAAATAGGTTATTTCTTAATGTTTTCGTCGGGTTTTGTTCCTGACAATTTAATTTTCTTAGGTCGTTTTTTACTAGATATTAGCACAGTATTTTTCTTGATATTTTTTACTTCAATTCTAGTAAGAGAGCGCCGAGCTCAACGCATGATCAGAGGTTTGAGCTTTATAATAATTGTCTATCTATTTTGTGAAAACGTTTTACATTTAACAGTATTAAGTTTTTTTTTACAGCAGTTAATTATTATTTGTTCCCTGTCTATGGGAATAGTTTTTCAGTCAGATTTTCGGCGCTTTTTAGAAGACTTAGGAAGAGGTGAAATACGCCCTCTAATGGAATCTGACAGTATTATTCCCAAAGAAAATAATGTCATTGATGAGATAGTAGAAGCTGTCAAAGAATTATCTCAAAATCGGACAGGGGCGCTGATTTTAATCGAAACTTTTAATACCGTAGAAGAAAGAGTTTTTCTTAGTGCCGGAGTAAATTTAAACGCTGAAGTTAGTAAGGAATTACTACAAACTATTTTTCAAACTAAAACATTACTTCATGATGGCGCAGTTTTTATCAGAGGTTCTGAGGTTGTTTCGGCTGGAGTAATTTTACCCCTATCGGAAAAAAGTGCTTCCAAAAGACTTGGCACTCGTCATCGTGCCGCCATGGGAGTTACAGAAATAGTAGAAAACTGCGTTTGTGTGGTGGTTTCAGAAGAAACAGGCTCAATTTCTTTAGGAGAAAAAGGAGCATTAAATCGCCCTCTCACCAGCACCAAATTAAAAGAATTATTAGAAGAAAAATTAGACCTCAGCCGAGATAAGGAAGTAGTTACGGGAGTAACCCGTCTCAGTCGCCAAATTGGTTTTACTGGTTGGAATTTTATTACTGGTGTTTTTCAAGGTCAAAAAAAATCTTCTGGCAAAAAGAAGAAAAAAGCCCCCTTATCAAAATCAAAAAAATAGTAAAGTTCTGCTGACAGAGTATATTACCCATTACTAGATAAAAGAGAATAAAGAGAATAATTAAGGGTTGCTGAAAAAGTGGTGTCGTGGGGGAGTGGGAAGTGAGAAGTGAGAAGTGGATAGTAGAAAGGTTTATAAATGAAAAGTTTTAGGATAATCATAGCTTGTTAAAAATTCCTAGTTTTCATCAATAATTTTTGATTAGGATAGAAAAAATACAGTATTTTTAGAGGAAAAAGTCAATTTATGGCACTTTTTGTTATGTAGAATACACTTTAAACCTTTATTAGACAAGATTTTTGATTTATTTAGCAAACCCTAATTAATATTGGTATCGATCACTAAAATCCAGCGCCCTCCAAACTAGACTCTCCCCGTTTTAGTTCTTTAAAATTAGGTAATCCCTGCTTTTTGTTGTTGCACTAAATCAGCGCCCCTCGACGTGCCAAGACGAGTAGCACCAGCATTAATTAAATCCAGCGCCCCTGCCAGAGTTTTAATACCTCCTGATGCTTTAATACCGATTTTTCCCCGTGTAATTTCGTGTAATAGGCGCACATCTTCCACCGTAGCGCCCCCCCGCCAACCAGTGCTAGTTTTCAAGAAACTCACTCCAGCGTCAAGACAAATTTCTGCGCCTAAACGCTTTTCTTGATCAGTTAAACAGGCAGTTTCTAAAATAGCTTTGATGGTTAATCCCGTTGCTTCCACAATGAGGGTGTTTTCAAAGTCAGGATCAAAATTGATTTGTTTTTGACAAGAAGACAATATAAGGATGATCCCCCCCAACCCCCCTTAAAAAGGGGGGAGATTCAGGGAGACAGGAGGATTTTTTACTATTAATTGATTTATTAGTAGTTAAAAACCTCTGAATTTCAGATTATTGGCTAGTTTGAGAAACTAACATTTTTGAGAATGAAAACGCCCTGCTGCTGATGACACATGATGAGGATAAACACAAACAGAAGCAAAATTATATTGCATCCCCTGATGGCAACACTGCTTTAAATCTTCCTCCGTTGCCGTAGGAGAAAGCAAGGCTTGATCAATGTATTCAGCGATATTTATATCAACAGCAGTAATCATGAAATTACGAATTATGAATTATTATCACCCTTTCCTCCCTTTCTTCCCTTTCCTCCCCTTCTTCCCTTTCTTCCTTTCCTCCCTTTCCTCCCTTCCCTCCTTTGCTCAAAACCTAATTACTATCCTCTTCGCTGGGTTGAGGGGCGCTGGGAGAAGAATGATAAAGAGAATCTAATCTTTGACGGGCATCATCCATGGAAACAGAACGAATCACTAAAAGAGGCTCATTAGTAGGCTGTCCATTACTGTCTAACAACTCAGGATGGGGAACTTGATAGGTTTGATAAGAATTGCGCCGTAGAGGGCGTGGAGTGTCTGTCCATGAACCGCGCTGAGTTTCACCGCTAATAGTTATTAAACTGCGGACTAAATTACTGATGGCAAAAAAAGCGATCACGGTAAAAGCTAAAATATAAACTAAATGTAACATAGTGATTTTTCCTTCAATGATTGATTAAAAGTGATTAAAAATAATGGCTTTGGTGAGTTAAAAGGGCAAAGGGGAGAAAAAATTTAGAATTTAGAATTTAGAATTTAGAATTTAGAAAACAATTACTTCTGCATTCCTCCTACTATTCATTGTCAATTATCAATTATCCATTAATCTCACCATCGGACTTTTTCATCAAGCCCTAGTTAAATATTTTGTTGTTTGACTTGGCGCCATCTTCTCGACACATCCCAACATTCTGCTACCAAATGATGCCAAGGCATTAATACTTTAGTATCGATTCCTGCTTCCCCATCAGTCACTTTAAACAGCATAGAAGCGGTTTGTACTTCCTTTTGGGCTTCCATGACACGCTCTTTGAGATTATGTTGTTGTTGTTCTGATAAAAAAGTTATTCTCTCAGATTCCAATAAAGTTAGAGAACGAGAAAACCAATATTTAAAGTCTTCCAAGAGGGGCGCTAAAACCTTTGCTAATAATTCTTTCTCGCTAGGTTGTAATGGTTGCATTTTATCTGTTTTTATTTATCTATAGTTACTATCTTACCTTTGATCCTAACAAAGTTTACAAAAATTTACACAATTTTCAACTTTTCTCAGAATTTTTACGGGAGGTTTCAGGTATCGGGTGTCGCGGTGTTAGGTGAAATGCTTATAAATTAAATCTGAGTTCGAGATAAAATTTTCGTTGCTGTAAAGGTGTCAGGTATCGGGTGTTAGGTATTAGGTGAAAGAATTGACAAAAAATATATCTAAATTGATTTTTTTGGTTCAATTTTTGGCTCGAATTATATCATCGTCTGAAAATTACACCTGAAACCTGCAACCTGCAACCTGAAACCTACCCTTTTAGGCTTAGGATAAAGTAATATAAGCAATGCTGTGCAACCAAATCAAAGTTTTGCGATTATGTTCAGTAAGACAAAGACAGTTTTCATCTTGCCAAAGAATATTACCATTCAAAACTTTATTAGTAGTTAAGCCGATTTCTACTGCTTTTTTTTCTTTGATTACGGTCTGAATTTGACGTACACTAGGAAGACCAGTATTGAATGCCGACATATTTTTAATTTTTTTAAGCACTAACTATGACATTGAAGTTTACCAAATATCACGGACTCGGTAATGATTTTATTTTGATTGATAATCGCCATAGTGATCAACCTTTGATTTCCGCCAGTGAAGCGGTGAAGTTGTGTGATCGTCATTTTGGTATCGGTGCTGATGGGGTGATTTTTGTGTTACCCGGTGTCAATGGTTGTGATTATACCATGAGAATTTTTAACTCTGACGGTTCTGAGCCTGAGATGTGCGGTAATGGTATTCGTTGTTTTGCTCAATTTGTGACGGAGTTGGAAGGAAAGGAAGAAATCGGTAAACAATATCCCATTCATACTTTAGCTGGTACGATTACTCCTACTATTCAAGGTGCGGGGATGATTACGGTGGATATGGGCGC
This DNA window, taken from Cyanobacterium sp. T60_A2020_053, encodes the following:
- a CDS encoding TIGR00159 family protein yields the protein MFSSGFVPDNLIFLGRFLLDISTVFFLIFFTSILVRERRAQRMIRGLSFIIIVYLFCENVLHLTVLSFFLQQLIIICSLSMGIVFQSDFRRFLEDLGRGEIRPLMESDSIIPKENNVIDEIVEAVKELSQNRTGALILIETFNTVEERVFLSAGVNLNAEVSKELLQTIFQTKTLLHDGAVFIRGSEVVSAGVILPLSEKSASKRLGTRHRAAMGVTEIVENCVCVVVSEETGSISLGEKGALNRPLTSTKLKELLEEKLDLSRDKEVVTGVTRLSRQIGFTGWNFITGVFQGQKKSSGKKKKKAPLSKSKK
- a CDS encoding DUF2973 domain-containing protein, producing MLHLVYILAFTVIAFFAISNLVRSLITISGETQRGSWTDTPRPLRRNSYQTYQVPHPELLDSNGQPTNEPLLVIRSVSMDDARQRLDSLYHSSPSAPQPSEEDSN
- a CDS encoding DUF2605 domain-containing protein codes for the protein MQPLQPSEKELLAKVLAPLLEDFKYWFSRSLTLLESERITFLSEQQQHNLKERVMEAQKEVQTASMLFKVTDGEAGIDTKVLMPWHHLVAECWDVSRRWRQVKQQNI
- a CDS encoding RNA chaperone Hfq; this encodes MSAFNTGLPSVRQIQTVIKEKKAVEIGLTTNKVLNGNILWQDENCLCLTEHNRKTLIWLHSIAYITLS